Proteins co-encoded in one Bacillota bacterium genomic window:
- the tadA gene encoding Flp pilus assembly complex ATPase component TadA, with product MTGRKRLGDILIERGLLDEHQLQQALEDQRTSGDKLGDILVRLGFITAEKMADALSVHLGYPRVDLARQYIAPEVVELVSDAFLKTHEILPLEVENNILTVAMTDPLNIFVIDELQRITGMSIQPMIATAGEIQTALSRAQDIASTARKVFDEYADPEQDESPREEEDQHLGDAPGVRLANMILEQAVRENASDIHLEPTEEAMEVRFRVDGILRPVMTVPKRLRSGVQSRIKVMANLDITERRRPQDGRLQLKVGNHDVDMRVSTLPTIHGEKIVARVLNRAHGLLKIEELGFSPQTTEQIRRILRLNQGLILVTGPTGSGKTTTLYGFLSHLNSNEKNIITIEDPVEYQLEGINQVQVNPKVNLTFATGLRSMLRQDPDVIMVGEIRDKETAEIAVRSALTGHLVLSTLHTNHTVATIARLMDMGIEPYLISSTVSAVISQRLVRKVCPDCRQAVPLTDPVVIRFIKSLNMAVPEQVYQGTGCPLCNDTGYHGRAAVEEVLLMNKKLRQAVDHHAGEDELKQIAVEAGMVTLQENAVNKLIAGITSVEEIIRTVYSIDEQEALE from the coding sequence TTGACCGGAAGAAAGCGGCTTGGAGATATTCTGATTGAACGGGGTTTATTGGACGAGCATCAGCTGCAGCAGGCATTAGAAGATCAGCGCACTTCCGGCGATAAACTGGGCGATATCTTAGTCCGCCTCGGTTTTATCACTGCGGAGAAAATGGCAGATGCCCTCAGTGTGCATCTCGGTTATCCCCGGGTTGATTTAGCGCGGCAGTATATAGCTCCTGAGGTTGTAGAGTTAGTTTCTGATGCGTTTTTGAAAACCCACGAAATTCTGCCTTTAGAGGTGGAAAACAACATTCTTACGGTTGCGATGACCGATCCTCTCAATATTTTCGTCATTGACGAGCTGCAGCGGATCACCGGCATGTCAATTCAACCCATGATTGCTACTGCCGGCGAGATCCAAACCGCCCTCAGCCGCGCTCAAGATATTGCATCCACGGCCCGGAAGGTTTTTGATGAATACGCTGATCCTGAGCAGGACGAAAGTCCGCGTGAAGAGGAGGATCAGCATCTTGGCGACGCACCGGGAGTGCGTTTGGCCAACATGATTCTGGAACAGGCAGTGCGGGAAAACGCCAGCGATATTCACCTGGAGCCTACCGAAGAAGCAATGGAGGTCAGGTTTCGCGTGGACGGCATTCTCCGTCCAGTGATGACTGTGCCAAAAAGATTGCGCAGCGGTGTTCAGTCCCGAATCAAGGTCATGGCTAACCTCGATATTACCGAACGACGCCGGCCTCAGGATGGACGGCTGCAGTTGAAAGTGGGCAATCATGATGTAGACATGCGTGTTTCTACGCTGCCTACTATTCACGGTGAGAAAATTGTGGCCAGAGTTCTCAACCGAGCTCATGGTTTATTAAAAATCGAAGAACTGGGATTTAGCCCTCAGACAACTGAGCAGATTAGGCGAATTTTGAGATTGAATCAGGGCTTGATCTTAGTTACCGGTCCGACAGGAAGCGGTAAAACCACGACTTTATACGGGTTTTTGTCGCATTTGAATTCTAACGAGAAAAACATCATCACCATTGAGGATCCGGTAGAGTACCAGCTCGAAGGCATCAACCAGGTGCAGGTAAACCCCAAGGTTAACCTCACTTTTGCAACCGGTTTGAGAAGTATGCTCCGCCAGGATCCCGATGTTATCATGGTGGGTGAGATTAGGGATAAAGAAACAGCGGAAATTGCGGTGCGTTCAGCCTTAACCGGACACTTAGTACTGAGTACGCTTCATACTAACCACACGGTAGCGACTATTGCTCGGCTGATGGATATGGGGATTGAGCCGTATTTAATCAGCAGTACTGTATCGGCTGTGATTTCCCAGCGGCTGGTGCGGAAAGTGTGTCCGGACTGCCGGCAGGCGGTTCCTCTTACCGATCCCGTAGTCATTCGGTTTATCAAGTCTTTGAACATGGCTGTCCCAGAGCAGGTTTATCAGGGGACAGGCTGTCCCCTCTGCAATGACACAGGGTATCACGGTAGGGCAGCGGTTGAAGAAGTGCTGCTTATGAATAAGAAACTCAGGCAGGCAGTAGATCATCATGCTGGAGAAGACGAGCTAAAGCAGATTGCGGTGGAAGCGGGAATGGTTACCCTGCAGGAAAACGCGGTCAATAAGCTGATTGCAGGCATTACTTCCGTTGAAGAGATTATCCGCACTGTGTACAGCATCGATGAACAGGAGGCCTTGGAGTGA